Proteins encoded in a region of the Quercus lobata isolate SW786 chromosome 8, ValleyOak3.0 Primary Assembly, whole genome shotgun sequence genome:
- the LOC115955557 gene encoding uncharacterized protein At4g26450 isoform X2 — MHARHRSPGNGYRSNSMGMGMASSRISPEGSVRGHGFYGSEYRNFNRGFGRGQGHPKSFQSPHTQAQPPPPPPPPPPLPPRRGDIFMEAGRLAAEYLVTQGLLPPSALSVKWQNGTLKKPLGEFQEGDGFPLPPEGRASALSRLGSAASDVGMGRRKFGDDFTNKGRRRATSFRGYGSDYSREYRRSGSWSDSRTKSSADVDGDDDTASGHYQEEQQVGKDVTNGVQMSTPSDLAPKNEDAGDSESEFDKYQYQDDTSSKASSSGAGKDLQHENNGEFSRSSDDSKNVSAGIGEENDGNSIDEADKQSAKQDLTIQDNVVEGNPSDKNNTTDLLTLCKFAKVPTRTRSALTHRVPRVDAVPKTELSIAFDMQPPTGSEILVEDASLGDASSNKIHDSKSLDSEVSKAQFLQSAENLVELDSADNIEQGKFATQSFPDGASMHDSEQESSQGLAGFASCSSIAKERGEKRALEDSNMREETKKPRDWIPSLVTKGDEYFHISNSSVKKESLPEDEATPSESMIVVIDHESLKNDSQFPNAGAEQCIDYAQEKQLFPSSYKICDLNLMGASDTNENHDNDPMHIYDPISRNRKEVAPVDVDLSMSNSKVSGGYSRHVTDGKEIEVIDLENDSTTDDKTFHNAERKTETAYTGLEGFSNNAQNTNDIPDVQDGYGLMISELLGGDFPNCSSVPGDISSMHNEMGLPNGEGSLADDDSIYMSLGEIPLTWEQPPQQGYEKPF, encoded by the exons ATGCATGCCCGGCATCGAAGTCCTGGAAATGGCTATAGGTCCAATTCCATGGGAATGGGCATGGCTTCATCTCGGATCTCCCCTGAAGGTTCAGTTAGGGGACATGGGTTTTATGGCTCTGAATACAGGAACTTCAATCGAGGTTTTGGCCGTGGCCAAGGCCACCCAAAATCATTTCAATCACCACATACACaggcacaaccaccaccaccaccgccgccgccaccaccactGCCGCCTCGCAGAGGTGACATTTTCATGGAAGCAGGGCGGCTTGCAGCCGAGTATTTAGTTACTCAAGGATTGCTGCCTCCAAGCGCACTTTCTGTTAAGTGGCAGAATGGTACTTTGAAGAAGCCGTTGGGGGAGTTTCAAGAGGGAGATGGATTTCCCCTTCCACCGGAGGGTCGAGCATCTGCCCTTTCTCGTTTAGGGAGTGCTGCTTCTGATGTTGGGATGGGTAGGAGAAAATTTGGGGATGATTTTACTAACAAAGGCAGGAGAAGAGCAACATCTTTTCGGGGTTATGGCTCGGATTATAGCCGAGAGTATAGGAGAAGTGGCTCTTGGTCTGATAGTAGAACAAAGTCGTCTGCTGAtgttgatggtgatgatgacACTGCTTCTGGACACTACCAAGAGGAGCAGCAAGTTGGTAAAGATGTTACTAATGGAGTGCAGATGTCAACTCCAAGTGACTTAGCACCCAAAAATGAGGATGCCGGTGATTCAGAATCTGAGTTTGACAAATACCAGTACCAAGATGATACGAGCTCAAAAGCAAGTTCTTCTGGTGCTGGGAAAGATCTCCAGCATGAGAATAATGGGGAATTCTCCAGGAGTTCTGATGATTCCAAGAATGTTAGTGCGGGAATTGGGGAGGAAAATGATGGCAATAGTATTGATGAAGCTGACAAACAGAGTGCTAAACAAGATTTAACCATCCAGGATAATGTTGTGGAGGGCAATCCCTCAGACAAGAACAACACTACTGATTTGCTAACACTTTGCAAATTTGCCAAGGTGCCCACAAGAACTCGCTCTGCATTGACACATAGGGTCCCAAGGGTTGATGCAGTTCCCAAGACTGAGTTGTCTATTGCTTTTGATATGCAGCCTCCAACAGGATCTGAAATCTTAGTTGAAGATGCCTCCTTGGGTGATGCATCttcaaataaaattcatgaTTCTAAGAGTCTTGACTCTGAAGTTTCTAAAGCTCAGTTCCTCCAGTCTGCTGAAAATTTGGTCGAATTAGATTCTGCAGATAATATTGAGCAGGGTAAATTTGCAACTCAATCTTTCCCAGATGGAGCTTCTATGCATGACAGTGAGCAAGAATCGAGTCAGGGTCTGGCTGGTTTTGCAAGTTGTAGTTCAATTGCTAAGGAAAGAGGTGAAAAACGTGCTTTAGAAGATAGCAATATGAGGGAGGAAACGAAAAAACCTAGAGATTGGATTCCCTCTCTTGTAACAAAGGGTGATGAGTATTTTCACATTTCTAATTCAAGTGTGAAGAAAGAGAGCTTGCCGGAAGACGAGGCTACACCTAGCGAGAGCATGATTGTGGTTATTGATCATGAGAGCTTGAAGAATGATTCTCAGTTCCCTAATGCTGGGGCTGAACAGTGTATTGACTATGCACAAGAGAAGCAGCTTTTTCCTAGTTCATATAAAATCTGTGATCTAAATCTCATGGGAGCTTCTGACACAAATGAGAATCATGATAATGATCCTATGCATATTTACGACCCTATTTCCAGAAACAGAAAAGAAGTGGCACCAGTTGATGTTGACTTATCAATGAGTAATTCCAAGGTGTCTGGTGGATATAGTAGACATGTCACTGATGGCAAAGAGATTGAAGTCATTGATTTAGAAAATGATTCTACCACTGACGATAAGACCTTCCATAATGCAGAGAGAAA GACTGAGACTGCATATACGGGCCTTGAGGGCTTTTCTAATAATGCACAGAATACCAATGATATTCCTGATGTTCAGGATGGTTATGGGCTTATGATCTCGGAGTTGCTTGGAGGGGATTTTCCAAATTGTTCTTCAGTACCAGGTGACATTAGTTCAATGCACAATGAGATGGGCCTTCCTAATGGAGAG GGGTCTCTTGCTGATGATGATTCGATATATATGTCCCTGGGAGAAATACCATTAA CCTGGGAGCAGCCACCACAACAGGGGTATGAGAAGCCCTTCTGA
- the LOC115955557 gene encoding uncharacterized protein At4g26450 isoform X3 has translation MHARHRSPGNGYRSNSMGMGMASSRISPEGSVRGHGFYGSEYRNFNRGFGRGQGHPKSFQSPHTQAQPPPPPPPPPPLPPRRGDIFMEAGRLAAEYLVTQGLLPPSALSVKWQNGTLKKPLGEFQEGDGFPLPPEGRASALSRLGSAASDVGMGRRKFGDDFTNKGRRRATSFRGYGSDYSREYRRSGSWSDSRTKSSADVDGDDDTASGHYQEEQQVGKDVTNGVQMSTPSDLAPKNEDAGDSESEFDKYQYQDDTSSKASSSGAGKDLQHENNGEFSRSSDDSKNVSAGIGEENDGNSIDEADKQSAKQDLTIQDNVVEGNPSDKNNTTDLLTLCKFAKVPTRTRSALTHRVPRVDAVPKTELSIAFDMQPPTGSEILVEDASLGDASSNKIHDSKSLDSEVSKAQFLQSAENLVELDSADNIEQGKFATQSFPDGASMHDSEQESSQGLAGFASCSSIAKERGEKRALEDSNMREETKKPRDWIPSLVTKGDEYFHISNSSVKKESLPEDEATPSESMIVVIDHESLKNDSQFPNAGAEQCIDYAQEKQLFPSSYKICDLNLMGASDTNENHDNDPMHIYDPISRNRKEVAPVDVDLSMSNSKVSGGYSRHVTDGKEIEVIDLENDSTTDDKTFHNAERKTETAYTGLEGFSNNAQNTNDIPDVQDGYGLMISELLGGDFPNCSSVPGDISSMHNEMGLPNGEGSLADDDSIYMSLGEIPLSMPDI, from the exons ATGCATGCCCGGCATCGAAGTCCTGGAAATGGCTATAGGTCCAATTCCATGGGAATGGGCATGGCTTCATCTCGGATCTCCCCTGAAGGTTCAGTTAGGGGACATGGGTTTTATGGCTCTGAATACAGGAACTTCAATCGAGGTTTTGGCCGTGGCCAAGGCCACCCAAAATCATTTCAATCACCACATACACaggcacaaccaccaccaccaccgccgccgccaccaccactGCCGCCTCGCAGAGGTGACATTTTCATGGAAGCAGGGCGGCTTGCAGCCGAGTATTTAGTTACTCAAGGATTGCTGCCTCCAAGCGCACTTTCTGTTAAGTGGCAGAATGGTACTTTGAAGAAGCCGTTGGGGGAGTTTCAAGAGGGAGATGGATTTCCCCTTCCACCGGAGGGTCGAGCATCTGCCCTTTCTCGTTTAGGGAGTGCTGCTTCTGATGTTGGGATGGGTAGGAGAAAATTTGGGGATGATTTTACTAACAAAGGCAGGAGAAGAGCAACATCTTTTCGGGGTTATGGCTCGGATTATAGCCGAGAGTATAGGAGAAGTGGCTCTTGGTCTGATAGTAGAACAAAGTCGTCTGCTGAtgttgatggtgatgatgacACTGCTTCTGGACACTACCAAGAGGAGCAGCAAGTTGGTAAAGATGTTACTAATGGAGTGCAGATGTCAACTCCAAGTGACTTAGCACCCAAAAATGAGGATGCCGGTGATTCAGAATCTGAGTTTGACAAATACCAGTACCAAGATGATACGAGCTCAAAAGCAAGTTCTTCTGGTGCTGGGAAAGATCTCCAGCATGAGAATAATGGGGAATTCTCCAGGAGTTCTGATGATTCCAAGAATGTTAGTGCGGGAATTGGGGAGGAAAATGATGGCAATAGTATTGATGAAGCTGACAAACAGAGTGCTAAACAAGATTTAACCATCCAGGATAATGTTGTGGAGGGCAATCCCTCAGACAAGAACAACACTACTGATTTGCTAACACTTTGCAAATTTGCCAAGGTGCCCACAAGAACTCGCTCTGCATTGACACATAGGGTCCCAAGGGTTGATGCAGTTCCCAAGACTGAGTTGTCTATTGCTTTTGATATGCAGCCTCCAACAGGATCTGAAATCTTAGTTGAAGATGCCTCCTTGGGTGATGCATCttcaaataaaattcatgaTTCTAAGAGTCTTGACTCTGAAGTTTCTAAAGCTCAGTTCCTCCAGTCTGCTGAAAATTTGGTCGAATTAGATTCTGCAGATAATATTGAGCAGGGTAAATTTGCAACTCAATCTTTCCCAGATGGAGCTTCTATGCATGACAGTGAGCAAGAATCGAGTCAGGGTCTGGCTGGTTTTGCAAGTTGTAGTTCAATTGCTAAGGAAAGAGGTGAAAAACGTGCTTTAGAAGATAGCAATATGAGGGAGGAAACGAAAAAACCTAGAGATTGGATTCCCTCTCTTGTAACAAAGGGTGATGAGTATTTTCACATTTCTAATTCAAGTGTGAAGAAAGAGAGCTTGCCGGAAGACGAGGCTACACCTAGCGAGAGCATGATTGTGGTTATTGATCATGAGAGCTTGAAGAATGATTCTCAGTTCCCTAATGCTGGGGCTGAACAGTGTATTGACTATGCACAAGAGAAGCAGCTTTTTCCTAGTTCATATAAAATCTGTGATCTAAATCTCATGGGAGCTTCTGACACAAATGAGAATCATGATAATGATCCTATGCATATTTACGACCCTATTTCCAGAAACAGAAAAGAAGTGGCACCAGTTGATGTTGACTTATCAATGAGTAATTCCAAGGTGTCTGGTGGATATAGTAGACATGTCACTGATGGCAAAGAGATTGAAGTCATTGATTTAGAAAATGATTCTACCACTGACGATAAGACCTTCCATAATGCAGAGAGAAA GACTGAGACTGCATATACGGGCCTTGAGGGCTTTTCTAATAATGCACAGAATACCAATGATATTCCTGATGTTCAGGATGGTTATGGGCTTATGATCTCGGAGTTGCTTGGAGGGGATTTTCCAAATTGTTCTTCAGTACCAGGTGACATTAGTTCAATGCACAATGAGATGGGCCTTCCTAATGGAGAG GGGTCTCTTGCTGATGATGATTCGATATATATGTCCCTGGGAGAAATACCATTAAGTATGCCAGATATTTAA
- the LOC115955557 gene encoding uncharacterized protein At4g26450 isoform X1, producing MHARHRSPGNGYRSNSMGMGMASSRISPEGSVRGHGFYGSEYRNFNRGFGRGQGHPKSFQSPHTQAQPPPPPPPPPPLPPRRGDIFMEAGRLAAEYLVTQGLLPPSALSVKWQNGTLKKPLGEFQEGDGFPLPPEGRASALSRLGSAASDVGMGRRKFGDDFTNKGRRRATSFRGYGSDYSREYRRSGSWSDSRTKSSADVDGDDDTASGHYQEEQQVGKDVTNGVQMSTPSDLAPKNEDAGDSESEFDKYQYQDDTSSKASSSGAGKDLQHENNGEFSRSSDDSKNVSAGIGEENDGNSIDEADKQSAKQDLTIQDNVVEGNPSDKNNTTDLLTLCKFAKVPTRTRSALTHRVPRVDAVPKTELSIAFDMQPPTGSEILVEDASLGDASSNKIHDSKSLDSEVSKAQFLQSAENLVELDSADNIEQGKFATQSFPDGASMHDSEQESSQGLAGFASCSSIAKERGEKRALEDSNMREETKKPRDWIPSLVTKGDEYFHISNSSVKKESLPEDEATPSESMIVVIDHESLKNDSQFPNAGAEQCIDYAQEKQLFPSSYKICDLNLMGASDTNENHDNDPMHIYDPISRNRKEVAPVDVDLSMSNSKVSGGYSRHVTDGKEIEVIDLENDSTTDDKTFHNAERKTETAYTGLEGFSNNAQNTNDIPDVQDGYGLMISELLGGDFPNCSSVPGDISSMHNEMGLPNGEGSLADDDSIYMSLGEIPLSFLPAWEQPPQQGYEKPF from the exons ATGCATGCCCGGCATCGAAGTCCTGGAAATGGCTATAGGTCCAATTCCATGGGAATGGGCATGGCTTCATCTCGGATCTCCCCTGAAGGTTCAGTTAGGGGACATGGGTTTTATGGCTCTGAATACAGGAACTTCAATCGAGGTTTTGGCCGTGGCCAAGGCCACCCAAAATCATTTCAATCACCACATACACaggcacaaccaccaccaccaccgccgccgccaccaccactGCCGCCTCGCAGAGGTGACATTTTCATGGAAGCAGGGCGGCTTGCAGCCGAGTATTTAGTTACTCAAGGATTGCTGCCTCCAAGCGCACTTTCTGTTAAGTGGCAGAATGGTACTTTGAAGAAGCCGTTGGGGGAGTTTCAAGAGGGAGATGGATTTCCCCTTCCACCGGAGGGTCGAGCATCTGCCCTTTCTCGTTTAGGGAGTGCTGCTTCTGATGTTGGGATGGGTAGGAGAAAATTTGGGGATGATTTTACTAACAAAGGCAGGAGAAGAGCAACATCTTTTCGGGGTTATGGCTCGGATTATAGCCGAGAGTATAGGAGAAGTGGCTCTTGGTCTGATAGTAGAACAAAGTCGTCTGCTGAtgttgatggtgatgatgacACTGCTTCTGGACACTACCAAGAGGAGCAGCAAGTTGGTAAAGATGTTACTAATGGAGTGCAGATGTCAACTCCAAGTGACTTAGCACCCAAAAATGAGGATGCCGGTGATTCAGAATCTGAGTTTGACAAATACCAGTACCAAGATGATACGAGCTCAAAAGCAAGTTCTTCTGGTGCTGGGAAAGATCTCCAGCATGAGAATAATGGGGAATTCTCCAGGAGTTCTGATGATTCCAAGAATGTTAGTGCGGGAATTGGGGAGGAAAATGATGGCAATAGTATTGATGAAGCTGACAAACAGAGTGCTAAACAAGATTTAACCATCCAGGATAATGTTGTGGAGGGCAATCCCTCAGACAAGAACAACACTACTGATTTGCTAACACTTTGCAAATTTGCCAAGGTGCCCACAAGAACTCGCTCTGCATTGACACATAGGGTCCCAAGGGTTGATGCAGTTCCCAAGACTGAGTTGTCTATTGCTTTTGATATGCAGCCTCCAACAGGATCTGAAATCTTAGTTGAAGATGCCTCCTTGGGTGATGCATCttcaaataaaattcatgaTTCTAAGAGTCTTGACTCTGAAGTTTCTAAAGCTCAGTTCCTCCAGTCTGCTGAAAATTTGGTCGAATTAGATTCTGCAGATAATATTGAGCAGGGTAAATTTGCAACTCAATCTTTCCCAGATGGAGCTTCTATGCATGACAGTGAGCAAGAATCGAGTCAGGGTCTGGCTGGTTTTGCAAGTTGTAGTTCAATTGCTAAGGAAAGAGGTGAAAAACGTGCTTTAGAAGATAGCAATATGAGGGAGGAAACGAAAAAACCTAGAGATTGGATTCCCTCTCTTGTAACAAAGGGTGATGAGTATTTTCACATTTCTAATTCAAGTGTGAAGAAAGAGAGCTTGCCGGAAGACGAGGCTACACCTAGCGAGAGCATGATTGTGGTTATTGATCATGAGAGCTTGAAGAATGATTCTCAGTTCCCTAATGCTGGGGCTGAACAGTGTATTGACTATGCACAAGAGAAGCAGCTTTTTCCTAGTTCATATAAAATCTGTGATCTAAATCTCATGGGAGCTTCTGACACAAATGAGAATCATGATAATGATCCTATGCATATTTACGACCCTATTTCCAGAAACAGAAAAGAAGTGGCACCAGTTGATGTTGACTTATCAATGAGTAATTCCAAGGTGTCTGGTGGATATAGTAGACATGTCACTGATGGCAAAGAGATTGAAGTCATTGATTTAGAAAATGATTCTACCACTGACGATAAGACCTTCCATAATGCAGAGAGAAA GACTGAGACTGCATATACGGGCCTTGAGGGCTTTTCTAATAATGCACAGAATACCAATGATATTCCTGATGTTCAGGATGGTTATGGGCTTATGATCTCGGAGTTGCTTGGAGGGGATTTTCCAAATTGTTCTTCAGTACCAGGTGACATTAGTTCAATGCACAATGAGATGGGCCTTCCTAATGGAGAG GGGTCTCTTGCTGATGATGATTCGATATATATGTCCCTGGGAGAAATACCATTAA GCTTTTTGCCAGCCTGGGAGCAGCCACCACAACAGGGGTATGAGAAGCCCTTCTGA
- the LOC115958136 gene encoding uncharacterized protein LOC115958136 has protein sequence MLSIAKLPPDPSCSCDIPQLNTSNDERASHKLALPEVDLSKPALLAETPLPKFSIRDYVFKARNKDIETSWPFSSENLQLCLKHGVKDVLPPFQALDKVRNQSFKRCTVESCTVENKDKNLSNFDGEPAGPNDDDDDAVLLDLSKNTQLNQKPAEEDCIETTSCRFEGENDFPSTTTSVSQSDDIESLPTNRPSISSLETDHTLPEASVEVEEAAGLVPPPHKTESTIRSSGKKCRLVVKFGANSDRSSTEDITSNCTTVSELTMASKICPVCKIFSSSSNTTLNAHIDQCLSVESTPKWMADPKLTRHRIKPRKTKLMVDIYTTAASCTLEELDRRNGTNWATVATLPTRDNDKSDMPAEGRKQRMLPVNAPDAGDVGAVYIDSNGTKLRILSKFNDAPSVSKVVEDLGPRKPPKGGKGTKFLPSKKKKRRGNKHHKYLKLATQSKKNFSHKSHSTQIYGDQGVYHGEEERCEKNEHQIQKQFKPNDSGHVRQWVCSKRTVVAKKINRKDDHQPPIESDQFCFRASPAERSQVSKPSNMSQNPISSPENTERMKNPFCEARVSDKERSPGRKRVGSPLFGARSSDNLESSLPPMKRNVNQLSKDSNSVCEGCMLTRPKSTGNCVCLLSSKLDDIAAGPNQNSDAPPDASTNSSRSFHSLSSKAMKVSSLRKTVLAFRSGSSVTESRPDVIKKCSILRNSQAQLMPEIDEEFAAWYSDQADQQYDLMHNQIENQSGREETSYKMSIGSSTVLKIKQDRALSISQREEAMALKSSQLAPQCHGYDEDENMDSSDRAGDDFLDKDDDGSEFAQKQVWVHGQDVVMEPATNDTIGENVTSLCKSVDSELQHKLGNCSESRSSVRSIDHYKGPLCAAEASTCPTDPNFIDGQEIYCSAEVGNGLIGKNVHIGEEMDSEIGQANFFVEVDPIPIPGPPGSFLPSPGGDMGSEDLQGNSSLTTSRVQSSQDQHDFIDGDSSDSPISATSTISNPTMAEYDQKYCEPLSSVGPQSVQDKIRSGFSGAGIEPSVESAAVVRRTNSAGVERVTFDGENCKVNKISIEKGPLSIKGDEPCCCQRKERTSQGIALNFQDSQLLKRRAIVSVTTPTMGKQMGCNMNTRPGNSDARSEMFSLNSCASSKSEKIVPPITKSSAGPLPLKGSPDAGVKFPGRGSCDSPCTSASNPVLRLMGKNLMVVNKDEDASVPLGQAQPHSQINHLTSRFPTFSDVSPVNMQNQVYHSYHHMVPQVGQDPHNLAGQCFDGRLPNSFRSQTTLKTPQTFARGPAGLFPDHCKDGGFIASMEPHEYKGHHSTVAAAQQNKSKSRPVGASTYNIEKFITVPPDHCQQMIAHSVANANKEIIILDDIPDSEADLATDVSKYPGGLRERQVTSSAGIAIPVVPNYNLRHPNPFSYYQSQDPSLLNELPVVHNATSHAIPSRGANASPARWSCTSEGSGVLQRGPFFSASPSTGHLRSALYNSPSLS, from the exons ATGTTATCCATTGCAAAACTTCCACCAGATCCCTCATGCTCTTGTGATATTCCACAACTGAATACTAGTAATGATGAGAGGGCTTCTCATAAGCTTGCCTTGCCAGAGGTAGATCTGTCCAAGCCAGCCCTACTAGCTGAAACCCCACTTCCCAAATTCTCCATAAG AGATTATGTTTTTAAGGCTCGAAACAAGGATATCGAGACCAGTTGGCCCTTTTCTTCTGAAAACCTGCAACTTTGCTTGAAACATGGCGTGAAGGATGTGCTGCCACCATTTCAGGCTCTTGATAAAGTGAGGAATCAATCCTTTAAGAGATGTACGGTTGAAAGTTGTACAGTTGAGAATAAAGATAAAAACTTAAGCAATTTTGATGGAGAGCCAGCTGGGcctaatgatgatgatgatgatgcagtTTTATTAGACTTGTCCAAAAACACCCAATTGAACCAGAAGCCAGCAGAAGAAGATTGCATAGAGACAACTTCATGTAGGTTTGAAGGAGAAAATGATTTCCCATCCACAACTACAAGTGTTTCTCAATCTGATGATATAGAGTCACTTCCCACTAATAGGCCATCTATCTCATCCTTAGAAACTGATCATACTTTGCCTGAAGCCTCAGTTGAAGTTGAAGAAGCTGCAGGTCTTGTTCCTCCACCCCACAAGACTGAAAGCACAATTAGATCCTCTGGTAAGAAGTGCAGATTGGTTGTGAAATTTGGTGCCAACTCTGATCGTAGCTCCACTGAAGACATCACTTCAAATTGTACTACTGTGTCAGAATTAACAATGGCTTCAAAGATATGCCctgtttgcaaaattttctcATCATCTTCCAACACCACCTTGAATGCTCACATTGATCAATGCCTTTCTGTGGAGTCAACTCCCAAGTGGATGGCTGATCCTAAACTAACCAGGCATAGGATTAAGCCGAGAAAGACAAAATTAATGGTGGATATCTACACTACGGCTGCAAGTTGCACGCTAGAAGAGCTTGATAGAAGAAATGGTACGAACTGGGCCACAGTTGCAACCTTGCCTACTCGGGATAATGACAAGTCTGATATGCCTGCTGAAGGGAGAAAGCAAAGAATGTTGCCGGTTAATGCACCAGATGCTGGTGATGTAGGTGCAGTCTATATTGATTCCAATGGCACCAAACTTAGGATTTTATCCAAGTTTAATGATGCACCATCTGTGTCTAAAGTGGTGGAGGATCTTGGACCAAGGAAACCTCCTAAAGGAGGCAAAGGAACCAAATTCCTTccatccaaaaagaaaaagcgtCGGGGaaacaaacatcacaagtatcTTAAACTTGCTactcaaagcaaaaaaaatttctctcacAAGAGCCATTCTACTCAG ATTTATGGGGATCAAGGAGTTTATCatggagaggaagaaaggtGCGAGAAGAATGAACATCAAATACAGAAGCAATTTAAACCTAATGATTCTGGACATGTAAGACAATGGGTGTGCTCCAAAAGAACTGTAGTTGCAAAAAAGATCAATAGAAAAGACGATCATCAACCTCCAATTGAGAGTGATCAATTTTGTTTTCGCGCTTCTCCTGCGGAGAGAAGTCAGGTCTCTAAACCTTCAAACATGTCACAAAATCCAATTTCTTCTCCCGAAAACACTGAGAGAATGAagaacccattttgtgaagccCGAGTTAGTGACAAGGAGCGATCTCCTGGGAGAAAAAGAGTGGGAAGTCCCTTGTTTGGAGCCAGGAGCAGTGACAATCTTGAGAGTTCCCTTCCACCAATGAAGAGAAATGTCAACCAGTTGAGCAAAGACAGCAATTCTGTTTGTGAAGGTTGTATGTTGACACGTCCAAAGTCTACAGGAAATTGTGTATGTTTGTTGAGCAGCAAGTTGGATGATATTGCTGCAGGACCAAATCAGAATTCTGATGCTCCTCCTGATGCTAGCACAAATTCATCGAGGAGTTTTCATTCCCTATCATCAAAAGCCATGAAAGTCTCTTCGTTAAGGAAAACTGTGTTGGCTTTCAGAAGTGGATCATCTGTGACTGAATCCAGACCAGATGTGATCAAGAAGTGTTCCATTCTTAGGAATTCTCAAGCGCAGTTGATGCCAGAAATAGATGAAGAGTTTGCGGCCTGGTATTCTGATCAAGCCGATCAGCAATATGATTTGATGCACAATCAAATTGAAAATCAGTCTGGAAGAGAGGAGACATCTTACAAAATGTCTATTGGTAGTAGCACTGTActaaaaatcaaacaagatAGAGCACTAAGTATATCTCAAAGGGAGGAAGCTATGGCTTTGAAGAGTTCACAGTTAGCTCCTCAATGTCATGGATATGATGAGGATGAAAACATGGATTCTTCTGATAGAGCTGGGGATGATTTTCTGGACAAAGATGATGATGGCTCAGAATTTGCTCAAAAGCAGGTTTGGGTCCACGGGCAGGATGTTGTCATGGAACCAGCTACCAATGACACCATTGGGGAGAATGTTACAAGTTTGTGTAAATCTGTGGATTCTGAACTACAACATAAGCTGGGAAATTGTTCTGAGAGCCGGTCCTCTGTCCGATCTATTGATCATTATAAAGGTCCCTTGTGTGCAGCTGAAGCATCAACATGTCCAACAGATCCAAATTTTATTGATGGACAGGAGATATATTGTAGTGCTGAAGTGGGAAATGGCTTGATTGGGAAAAATGTTCATATTGGGGAGGAAATGGATTCTGAAATTGGGCAGGCAAACTTTTTCGTAGAGGTAGATCCAATTCCCATTCCAGGGCCACCAGGATCATTTTTGCCAAGTCCTGGAGGGGATATGGGCTCAGAAGATCTTCAAGGGAACTCATCATTAACCACAAGCCGGGTTCAATCTTCTCAAGATCAGCATGATTTCATTGATGGGGATTCATCAGATTCTCCTATTTCTGCAACATCAACCATCTCCAATCCCACAATGGCTGAATATGATCAGAAGTATTGTGAACCGTTATCATCTGTAGGACCTCAATCAGTTCAAGACAAGATAAGGTCAGGCTTCTCCGGTGCTGGCATTGAGCCTTCAGTAGAAAGTGCTGCAGTAGTTCGACGGACAAACAGTGCAGGAGTAGAAAGGGTTACTTTTGATGGGGAGAATTGTAAAGTAAATAAGATTTCTATTGAAAAGGGACCTCTCAGTATCAAAGGTGATGAGCCATGCTGTTGCCAAAGGAAGGAGAGAACTTCTCAAGGTATTGCTTTAAATTTTCAAGATTCACAATTATTAAAACGAAGGGCCATAGTTTCCGTGACAACACCCACCATGGGAAAGCAAATGGGTTGCAATATGAACACAAGACCTGGAAATTCAGATGCAAGGTCTGAAATGTTTTCTCTGAACAGTTGTGCAAGTTCAAAATCTGAAAAGATTGTTCCCCCCATCACAAAATCCTCTGCAGGTCCCCTTCCTTTGAAGGGTTCCCCAGATGCAGGAGTGAAGTTTCCAGGTCGTGGAAGTTGTGATTCTCCATGTACATCTGCTTCTAATCCTGTACTCAGGCTCATGGGGAAGAATTTGATGGTGGTCAACAAAGATGAAGATGCATCGGTGCCACTTGGTCAGGCCCAACCACATTCCCAAATCAATCATCTAACCTCAAGGTTTCCAACATTTTCTGATGTCTCTCCTGTAAATATGCAAAATCAGGTCTACCATTCCTATCATCATATGGTCCCTCAAGTAGGTCAGGATCCACATAATTTGGCGGGGCAATGTTTTGATGGAAGGTTGCCAAACAGTTTTAGAAGCCAGACTACGCTGAAAACACCACAAACGTTTGCACGAGGACCAGCAGGCTTGTTTCCGGACCACTGTAAGGATGGTGGTTTCATTGCTTCCATGGAGCCTCATGAGTATAAAGGTCATCACAGTACCGTGGCAGCAGCTCAACAAAATAAATCCAAGAGCAGACCAGTTGGAGCATCCACATACAATATAGAGAAATTTATAACAGTTCCTCCTGATCACTGCCAGCAGATGATTGCCCATTCTGTTGCCAATGCCAATAAAGAAATTATCATCCTTGATGACATTCCGGATAGTGAAGCCGATTTGGCCACTGATGTCTCCAAGTATCCTGGAGGGTTGAGGGAAAGGCAGGTTACTTCATCTGCAGGCATTGCAATTCCAGTGGTTCCAAACTATAACTTAAGGCATCCGAATCCATTCTCTTATTATCAGTCGCAGGACCCTTCTCTTCTCAATGAATTACCAGTGGTGCATAATGCCACCTCTCATGCAATCCCCTCCAGAGGAGCTAATGCAAGTCCTGCTAGGTGGAGTTGTACTTCAGAAGGTTCTGGGGTGCTGCAACGAGGCCCTTTTTTTTCTGCATCTCCTTCAACGGGTCATCTGAGGTCTGCACTATATAATTCTCCAAGCTTGTCATAG